The Salvelinus namaycush isolate Seneca chromosome 8, SaNama_1.0, whole genome shotgun sequence genome has a segment encoding these proteins:
- the med8 gene encoding mediator of RNA polymerase II transcription subunit 8 yields the protein MQQREEKLLEASVESLISRVAHLKNALHSFIYKLENEYERLTWPSVLDNFALLSGQLNTINKLLRNEKTPSFRQQVIIPLLLSPDRDEELAKLTEQRVPVFSHEIVPDHLRTKPDPEVEEQEKQLSAEAARIGPEVAQKQIQTLNKLCSNLLEKLNNPRDDRDAESAAIRQNKPSFNTADTNALVAAVGFGKGLSKCRPPGPVAPGHPGQGPMMSGGPTLQQVTIGGGSGQQQGMGPGAPQQQGQPGKMPSNIKTNIKAASSMHPYNR from the exons ATGCAG CAACGGGAAGAAAAACTACTGGAAGCCTCCGTGGAATCCCTTATTTCCCGCGTGGCTCATCTCAAAAACGCTCTTCACAGTTTCATCTACAAGTTGGAAAACGAGTATGAACGACTGACATG gccctcagtgTTGGACAACTTTGCCCTCCTGTCCGGCCAGTTGAATACCATCAATAAACTGTTGAGGAATGAGAAGACACCATCTTTCCGTCAGCAGGTCATCATCCCCCTTCTGCTGTCTCCAGACAGGGATGAGGAACTAGCT AAACTGACAGAGCAGCGTGTGCCTGTGTTCAGCCATGAGATTGTGCCAGATCACCTGCGCACCAAGCCTGATCCTGAGGTGGAGGAGCAGGAGAAACAGCTGAGTGCAGAAGCTGCCCGGATAGGACCTGAGGTGGCGCAG AAACAAATCCAGACACTGAATAAGCTTTGCTCAAATCTACTGGAGAAACTGAACAATCCTCGTGACGATAGGGATGCAGAAAGTGCAG CTATACGGCAGAACAAACCATCATTCAACACCGCGGACACCAATGCACTGGTGGCAGCGGTGGGCTTTGGCAAGGGGCTTTCGAAGTGCAGGCCCCCTGGGCCAGTTGCCCCTGGTCACCCAGGACAAGGACCCATGATGAGTGGAGGTCCCACCTTACAGCAAGTTACCATTGGTGGGGGTTCAGGCCAGCAGCAAGGCATGGGGCCTGGTGCTCCTCAGCAACAAGGACAGCCAG GGAAAATGCCAAGCAACATCAAGACAAACATCAAGGCTGCCTCCTCAATGCATCCTTACAACCGATAA